Below is a window of Caldichromatium japonicum DNA.
GAAGAGATTGGCCAACATGTCTCAAGACCTACCGACGCCCCTTTCACCCCAGGCGGCATTCGAGATGTTACGCGCCAACCCCAAGGCGCTCTTGATCGATATCCGCTCGACCATGGAGTTTTTATTCGTCGGGCATCCCCTGGGGGCCATCCATATCCCTTGGATGGATGAACCCGACTGGGAGGTCAATAGCCACTTCGTCACCGAGATCCGAAAGCTCGTGTTGGGCGGTGCAGTCTGCGAACAGGAGGGGGGGTGCACACCCATCATCCT
It encodes the following:
- a CDS encoding rhodanese-like domain-containing protein produces the protein MSQDLPTPLSPQAAFEMLRANPKALLIDIRSTMEFLFVGHPLGAIHIPWMDEPDWEVNSHFVTEIRKLVLGGAVCEQEGGCTPIILICRSGKRSLEAGRTLIQAGFKAVFHIDEGFEGELNHEHHRSSINGWRFRGLPWEQC